One window from the genome of Desulfovibrio legallii encodes:
- a CDS encoding transposase — NPLERLNREIRRRTRVVGSFPDGHAALMLVAARLRYMAGQKWGTQRYLCMSREEAE, encoded by the coding sequence TAACCCGCTCGAAAGGCTGAATCGTGAAATTCGGCGGCGAACGCGGGTGGTGGGGAGCTTTCCCGATGGGCACGCGGCCTTAATGCTGGTAGCGGCCCGGCTGCGCTATATGGCGGGCCAGAAATGGGGCACACAGCGGTATCTGTGCATGTCCAGGGAGGAAGCAGAATAG